A window of Streptomyces sp. NBC_01241 genomic DNA:
GCCAGGCCCGCCGCCCCTTCCAGGGCCAGCTCCGCCGCCACCGTTCCCGCGGTCGGCCGGTCGGCCGGATCCTTCGCCAGGCAGCGGGCGATCAGGTCGCGCAACTCCGCCGGGACCGCGCCGAGTTCGGGGTCCGTGCGGGCGATCCGTTCGGCGCCCTCGGCGGCCGGGCCGTCGGCGAGCGGGGTCGTGCCGGTTGCCGCGTACGCCAGCAGCAGGCCCAGCACGAAGAGGTCGGAGGCCGGTCCGGGCTCCTCGCCCTCGACCTGTTCCGGGGTGAGGTAGGCGAGCCGTACGGACAACTGCCCGCCGGGACGGGCCTCGGCGGCGGCCGCGGCGGCCAGCGGGCCGAACGCGGTGAGCCGCGGCCCGTCCTCGGCCAGCAGCACCGTCCGGGGGGCCAGGCCCTGGAGTACGGATCCGGTGGCGTGCACGCGGGAGAGGGTCTCGGCAATGCCCGCGCCCAGTATCCGCACGGCACGCTCGGGAAGCGGGCCCGCGGCCTCGATCGCCTCGGAGAGTGTCAGCGCGGGCACGTAGGGGCCGGCCGTCCACAGCAGGCCGTCGTCCGCGTCATCCGCCGGGGGGTCGAGATGCGGCTGGACCCAGCCGCCGGCCAGCCGGTCCGCCGTGCGGGCCTCCGCCTGGAAACGGCGCCGGAAGGCGGGCAGCGCGGCGAGTCCGGGACGGGCGACGGTGATCAGCACGGGCCGGCCGGTGGCGCCCCCGTCCCGGCCGGCGGCCGCGTCGTGTGCGACGTACTGCACGGCGCTCGCGGTCTCACGGAACCGCGCCAACGCGGTGTACGGACCGATGCGGCGTGGATCGTCCTGACGCAGCGCCTCCATGGCGCACCCCCTTGCTGACCGTGCCCGGCACCAGAGCGTCGATCTTAGACCGGCCCCTCGGCCGCACCGGGCCCCGTACCCTCAGTCGGGCTTGGACCAGGGCCACTTGGGGCTGTGCCGCACACGCCCCTCCGGGACGTACTCGTACACCCAGCCGCGCGGAATTCCCAGCCGCTTGGAGTGACCGGCCGGGGCTCGGCGGTACGCGTACACGGTGGGGGGCCCGCCGTCGGCGGCCGGTACCGGGACCTCGTACCACTTGGGCGGATGACCGGTCGGGCCGACGAGGACGGGCAGTACCCGCCCGTCGAGAGGGCCGCCGGTGAAGGGGGTGTTCTCGCTTCTCACCGCGCCAGTCTGACCGATCAGCCCTCGGGCAGCAGATGGGCCGCTCCGCCGACGACCGGGATCAGTCGCTCCGCCAGCCGTCCGGCCGGACCCGCCGCGGTCTCCAGCGGCAGCAGCTCCGCCACCGCCGACGCGGTATCCGGGTCCTTCGCCGCCGTCGCGGCCAGCAGCGCGATCAGCTGGTCGACGAGCCAGTCGCGCAGATCGGCCGCGGCGGGCTGCTTCCCCTCGTCCAGCCACATCAGGGACGCCGCCTCGACGGCCGCGATCCAGGTGCGCACCATCATCCGCAACCGGGGCCCGGCCCCGTCCCCCGCGCCCGCGTCGCCCCGGCCCAGGTGCAGCAGGATCTGCTCGGCCGCCGCCCGCCGTACCTCGTCGACGATCGCCGTCGTACGGGAGGTCTCGACGACGCTCCCGCCGCGCAGCAGTGCGCTGAAACCGGTGTCGTGCTCGTCCACGAACGCGAGATAGCGGTCGAGCACCCGCAGCACCCGCTCGGTGGGCGGGCCCACGGGCGGCTCGCTGAAGCACAGGATCAGTTCCTCGGCGGCGGACCTCAGCGCCGCCTCGTACAACTGCTGCCGCCCGCCCGGGAAGTAGCGGTACACGAGCGGGCGGGAGACTCCGGCGACCGTCGCCACCTCGTCGAGCGAGACCTCGTCGGGGGCCCGGTGCGCGAACAGGCTGAGGGCCGCACCGAGGAGCTGGGTGCGGCGCTCCTCGACGCTGAGCCTTCGGTACGCGCGGGTCGGCGGCGCGGCAGTGGTCATGCCATGAAGCGTATGCGCTGCGGGCGCCCGGGCAACGGGGCGTCGGGTCAGGCGAGCAGGCCCGAGCTCTTCCACAGCCTGCGCCCCACCCCGTTGAGCACCCCGATGTCGTCGAAGAAGTCCGTCAGCCGCTTCGCGCCGCTCTGCATGACCTCCGCCCGGTGGCCGCTCGCCTTCACCTGGGCGACGGCCTCGCGGCGGTCCAGGCCGACGTTCTCGTACACCTGCGGGTTGACGAAGCAGACGGAGAAGACCCGGGCCGCCTCTCCGCAGCTCACCCGGGTGAGTTCGCGCTCCCAGCGCGGGGCCGTCACCATCTGGCGGCGGAGCTCCTCGCGGGCGTACCGGACGTGCCGTGCCTCCTCGACGACATGGATGCGGGTCACGCCGCGCACCAGCGTCTGGACGCGCTCGTCCGGGAACGTCAGCCGCTGCATCCAGTCGAGGATCTCCTCCCCGAGCAGCGTCGCGGCGAACGAACCGGGCGTGGTGGAGACGGTCTTCAGCACGCGTGCGAGGTTGTGATAGACGCGCGGTACGGGGTAGTCGGGCGAGCCGCCCCACGTGATCAAGCGGGCGAACATCATCGAATGCCGGCATTCGTCGGCTATCTCGGTGAGCGCGTAGCGGACGTGGTTGCTGGTCACCCGCTTGTCGTAGATGTGGCGGACCAGCAGCTGCATGAGGATGATCTCGAACCAGATGCCCAACGATGCCAGCGACGCCGCCTCGTGCCTGGACAGGTCCATCCGCTGTTCCTCGGACATCCGCCGCCACAGCGGGGTGTCGTAGAGCGAGACGAGCTCGGGCGGCCAGAACCACTTGCCGTCCTCGATCGCCGCGTCCCAGTCGAGTTCCTTGTCCGGGTCGAAGGAG
This region includes:
- a CDS encoding TetR/AcrR family transcriptional regulator, whose amino-acid sequence is MTTAAPPTRAYRRLSVEERRTQLLGAALSLFAHRAPDEVSLDEVATVAGVSRPLVYRYFPGGRQQLYEAALRSAAEELILCFSEPPVGPPTERVLRVLDRYLAFVDEHDTGFSALLRGGSVVETSRTTAIVDEVRRAAAEQILLHLGRGDAGAGDGAGPRLRMMVRTWIAAVEAASLMWLDEGKQPAAADLRDWLVDQLIALLAATAAKDPDTASAVAELLPLETAAGPAGRLAERLIPVVGGAAHLLPEG
- a CDS encoding AurF N-oxygenase family protein; the encoded protein is MTTVTERDVQLLRDALGPLRDREEIAERLLASSAKHSFDPDKELDWDAAIEDGKWFWPPELVSLYDTPLWRRMSEEQRMDLSRHEAASLASLGIWFEIILMQLLVRHIYDKRVTSNHVRYALTEIADECRHSMMFARLITWGGSPDYPVPRVYHNLARVLKTVSTTPGSFAATLLGEEILDWMQRLTFPDERVQTLVRGVTRIHVVEEARHVRYAREELRRQMVTAPRWERELTRVSCGEAARVFSVCFVNPQVYENVGLDRREAVAQVKASGHRAEVMQSGAKRLTDFFDDIGVLNGVGRRLWKSSGLLA